The DNA sequence GCATCCTGGATCGGACTGAGCGGCGGCACATACCAGACCATCGGCAGCGTGCGGTATTCCGGGTGCAGGGGCAGCGCCAGCTTCCAGTCGATCGCCAGCTTGTAGACCGGAGAATTGCGCGCCGCCTCGAGCCAGTTCTCGGGGATGCCTTCGGCGCGTGCCGCCTGCTGCACCGCCGGATCTTCCGGGTCGAGGAACAGGTCGAGGTGCGCCTGGTAGAGTTCCTGGTCATGCGCCGCCGAGGCCGCTTCGCTGATGCGGTCGGCGTCGTAGAGCATCACGCCCAGATAGCGGATGCGTCCCACGCAGGTTTCCGAACACACGGTTGGTTCGCCAGCCTCGATGCGTGGATAGCAGAAGATGCACTTCTCGCTCTTGCCACTCTTCCAGTTGTAATAGATCTTCTTGTACGGGCAAGCCGAGACGCACATGCGCCAGCCGCGGCACTTGTCCTGGTCGATCAGCACGATGCCGTCTTCCTCGCGCTTGTAGATCGCGCCCGAGGGGCAGGCGGCGACGCAGGCGGGATTGAGGCAGTGTTCGCACAGACGCGGCAGGTACATCATGAAGGTGCGCTCGAAGGCGCCGTAGATTTCCTTCTGCACCGCCTCGAAATTCGTGTCCTGCGAGCGTTTCGCAAACTCGGTACCGAGGATTTCCTCCCAGTTCGGGCCCCACTCGATCTTCTGCATGCGCTGACCGGTGATCAGCGAACGCGGTCGCGCGGTGGGCTGATGCTGGCCCTCCGGCGCCTCGTGCAGGTGGTGGTAATCGAAATCGAATGGCTCATAGTAATCATCGATCTCGGGCAGGTCCGGGTTCGCGAAGATCTTGGCGAGCAAGCGCCAGCGCCCGCCGGCCTTCAACTCGAGCTTGCCGGCCGCGGTGCGTACCCAGCCGCCGTTCCATTTGCCCTGGTTTTCCCATTGCTTGGGGTAACCGATACCGGGTTTGGACTCGACGTTGTTGAACCACGCATATTCGACCCCTTCACGCGAGGTCCACACGTTCTTGCAGGTGATCGAGCACATGGCAGCCGATACATTTGTCGAGATTCAGCACCATCGCAATCTGGGCGCGGACTTTCATCGCTTGGCCTCCTGTGCAGGCGGGGGAACCGGCTCGCCATCGAGCCAGTCGACCTGGTTCATCTTGCGCACGATCACGAACTCGTCCCGGTTCGTGCCGGTGGTGCCGTAATAGTTGAAGCCGTAGCTGAGCTGGGCATAGCTGCCGATCATGTGGGTCGGCTTGACGACCACCCGGGTGACCGAGTTGTGGATACCACCGCGGGTGCCGGTGATCTCCGATCCGGGCACGTTGATGATGCGCTCCTGGGCGTGATACATCATCGCCATGCCCGGCATCACGCGTTGACTGACAACCGCGCGGGCGGCGATCGCGCCGTTCACGTTGAACAGTTCGATCCAGTCGTTGTCGACGATGCCGGCGCTGCGCGCGTCGTCCTCGCTCAGCCACACGATCGGTCCTCCGCGCGAGAGAGTCTGCATCAGCAGGTTGTCGCTGTAGGTACTGTGAATTCCCCATTTCTGGTGCGGAGTAATCCAGTTCAGCACGATCTCGGTATTGCCGTTGGGCTTCTTGCCGAGCATCGGTCCGATGGTCTTGGTCTGCACCGGCGGGCGGTATCCCATCAGTCCCTCGCCGAAGGCCCGCATCCATTCGTGATCCTGGTAGAACTGCTGGCGGCCGGTCAGTGTGCGCCATGGAATCAGCTCATGCACATTGGTGTAACCGGCGTTGTAACTGACGTGCTCGTCCTCCAGTCCGGACCACACCGGGCTGGAGATGATCTTGCGCGGTTGCGCCTGCACATCGCGGAAACGGATGGCCTCGTGCTCCTTGCCCTCGGCCAGGTGCGTGTGTGCACGCCCGGTGAACTTGCCGAGCGCGCTCCATGCCTTGACCGCCACGTGTCCGTTGGTTTCCGGTGCCAGACTCAGGATGACCTCGGCGGCGTCGATGGCGCTCTCGATACGCGGGCGGCCCTTGCTCACGCCTTCCTCGGTGACACGCTGGTTCAGGTCGCCGAGGAAGTTGATTTCCTCGTTGGTATCCCACACCAATCCCTTGCCCCAGTTGCCAAGCTTGTCGAGCAGCGGTCCGAGCGAGGTGAACTTCTTGTACAGATCCGGGTAGTTGCGCTCCACGACCACCATCGACGGCATGGTCTTCCCGGGAATTGCCTCGCATTCGCCGCGCTTCCAGTCGAGCACCTCGGGCATCGCCAGTTCGCCGGGGCTGTCGTGCAGCGTCGGCACCAGCACCAGGTCACGTTCGGCATCGAGCACGCCGGGTGCGAGCTCGCTGACGGCGTGCGCAATACCCTTGAAGATATCCCAGTCGCTGCGTGCCTCCCAGGCCGGATCGACCGCCTTGGATAGCGGATGGATAAAGGGGTGCATGTCCGAGGTGTTGAGATCGTTCTTCTCGTACCAGGTGGCGGTTGGCAGCACCACATCGGAATACAGCGCGGTGGTGCACATGCGGAAATCGAGCGTGACCAGCAGGTCGAGCTTTCCCTCCGGCGCCGGATCGCGCCAGGTGATCTCGTCGGGCTTGCGCGCACCACGCTCGCCCAGATCCTTGCCCTGCAGCCCGTGTCGCGTGCCGAGCAGGTGCTTGAGCATGTACTCGTGCCCCTTGCCGGAAGAGCCGAGCAGGTTGCTGCGCCAGATGAACAGGTTGCGCGGAAAATTCTGCGGTGCGTCCGGATCGGCATAGGCGAAGTCCAGTTCGCCGCTCTTGAATTTCTCGAGCGCGTAGCTGGTGATGTCGGCTCCGGCGCTGACCGCCTCGCGGGTCAGCGCAAGAGGATTGCAGTTGAGCTGCGGCGCCGAGGGCAGCCAGCCCATGCGGATCGCCCGCAGGTTGTAGTCCGCGAGGCTGCCGCGGTACTTCTCGGGGTCGGCAAGCGGGCTGAGGATTTCGCTGACATCGAGCTTCTCGTAGCGCCACTGGTCGGAGTTGAAATACCAGAACGAGGTGCCGTTCATCTGCCGTGGTGGACGGCTCCAGTCCAGTCCGAACGCGAGCGGCAGCCAGCCCGACTGGGGCCGCAGTTTTTCCTGTCCCACATAGTGGGCCCAGCCGCCGCCGGTCTGGCCGACGCAACCGCACATGACCACCAGGTTGATCAACCCGCGGTAGTTCATGTCGTTGTGATACCAGTGATTCATTCCCGCGCCGACGATGATCATGGAACGTCCACGCGTTTTATGCGCGGTGCGTCCGAACTCGCGCCCGATTTCGATGATCTGTGCGCGCGGAACCCCGGTAATGCTCTCGGCCCAGGCTGGCGTGCCGGGTACGTCGTCATCGTAGCCGCGTGCCACATAATCGCCGCCGAAGCCGCGATCCAGCCCGTACTGCGCGAGCTGCAGGTCATAGACCGTCGCCACATGCCATGTCTCGCCGTTGGCCATGCGCAAGGTGCGGGCCGGAATATTGCGGCGCAGCACGTCCTGCTGCACGTTGGCATTCCACTTTTCGTGCATCACGCCGCCGAAATAGGGAAAGGCGACCGCCACGATTTCATCGCTGCAGCCCTCGAGGCTCAGGCGCAGCCGTGTTGCATCTCCGGCGCTGGACTTCTCCTCGATGTTCCATTTGCCGTCCTCGCCCCAGCGGAATCCGACCGAACCGGTGGGCACCACGATCGCATCGCTCAACTCGTCCCAGGCAAGTGTTTTCCATTCGGGATTGTTGCTCTCGGTACAGTTGGCCAGGTCGCTGGCGCGCAGGTAGCGGCCGCTGACGAAGCCGCCGTCGGCGCGCGGTTCGAGCCGCACCAGCAGCGGCATGTCGGAGTATTGCCGGCAGTAGGCGCGGAAATACTCGGAAGGCTCATCGAGATGAAACTCGCGCAGGATCACGTGCCCGAAGGCCATTGCCAGCGCAGCATCGGTACCCTGCTTGGGGTGCATCCATACGTCGCAGAGCTTGGCGACCTCGGCATAGTCGGGCGTGATTGCCACGGTCTTGGTGCCGTTGTAACGCGCCTCGGTGAAGAAATGCGCGTCCGGGGTCCGCGTTTGCGGCACGTTGGACCCCCAGGCGATCAGGTAGCGGCTGTTGTACCAGTCGGCCGACTCGGGCACGTCGGTCTGCTCGCCCCAGACCTGCGGCGAGGCCGGCGGCAGATCGCAGTACCAGTCGTAGAACGAAAGGCAGGTGCCGCCGAACAGCGAGAGGTAACGCGAACCCGCCGCATAGCTCACCATCGACATGGCCGGGATCGGCGAGAAGCCAATCACCCGGTCCGGCCCCCATTTCTTCGCGGTATACAGGTTGGAGGCCGCTATCAGTTCGTTTGCTTCCTCCCACCTGACCCGCACGAAGCCTCCCATGCCGCGCTTGGTCTTGTAGGCACGTGTCTTTTCCGGATCGCCGACGATGCTGGCCCAGGCATCCACCGGGGCGAGTGTACGACGCGCCTCACGCCACAGCCTCAGCAGCGCACCACGCAGCATCGGGTACTTCAGGCGGTTGGCGCTGTAAAGATACCAGGAATAGCTGGCGCCGCGCGGGCAGCCGCGCGGTTCGTGGTTGGGCAGATCCGGGCGGGTGCGCGGGTAATCGGTCTGCTGGGTTTCCCAGGTGACCAGCCCGTTCTTGACGTAGATCTTCCAGCTGCACGAACCGGTGCAGTTCACGCCGTGCGTGGAGCGCACGATCTTGTCGTGCTGCCAACGCGCACGGTAGGCGTTTTCCCAGCTGCGGTCATCGCTCTTCGTCACCCCGTGTCCGTCCGAGAACTCCGGGTCGCGCGGTTTGAGGAAATTGAGGCGATCGAGAAAGTAGCTCATGACAAGTCTCCAGATTCAGCTGGCACGCGACGCTCGACATCCCACAGCAGGGCGCCACGACGGGTGTAACAGTACCAGGTGATAAACAGGCAAGACGCGTAGAAGAGCAGAAAGCCGTGCAACGCGGCATCGACTTTTCCGGTCAGCGCAATCGCGGTGCCATAGCTCTTCGGTATGAAGAAGGCACCGTAGGCCGCGATGGCCGAGGTAAAGCCGATGATCGCGGCCGATTCCTTGTCGGACTGCTTCTGCTGTTCGGCCGGCGACAGCCCGGGACAGAGCTTCGCGACTTCCTTGCGCATGATCGCGGGGATCATCTGGAAGGTCGATGCATTGCCCACGCCGGTCACGAAGAACAGGAACAGGAAGCTGGCGAAGAAGCCCCAGAAGGCACCATCCTGCTCCTTGATGCCGAGAAAATAGAGCACTCCGCAAACACCGGCCATCATGCCGACGAATACCCATAAGGTCACGCGACCGCCGCCGTACCTGTCGGCAATCCCGCCGGTCAGCGAGCGTGACAGCGCCCCGACCAGCGGACCGAGGAACGCGTA is a window from the Gammaproteobacteria bacterium genome containing:
- a CDS encoding nitrate reductase subunit alpha, producing the protein MSYFLDRLNFLKPRDPEFSDGHGVTKSDDRSWENAYRARWQHDKIVRSTHGVNCTGSCSWKIYVKNGLVTWETQQTDYPRTRPDLPNHEPRGCPRGASYSWYLYSANRLKYPMLRGALLRLWREARRTLAPVDAWASIVGDPEKTRAYKTKRGMGGFVRVRWEEANELIAASNLYTAKKWGPDRVIGFSPIPAMSMVSYAAGSRYLSLFGGTCLSFYDWYCDLPPASPQVWGEQTDVPESADWYNSRYLIAWGSNVPQTRTPDAHFFTEARYNGTKTVAITPDYAEVAKLCDVWMHPKQGTDAALAMAFGHVILREFHLDEPSEYFRAYCRQYSDMPLLVRLEPRADGGFVSGRYLRASDLANCTESNNPEWKTLAWDELSDAIVVPTGSVGFRWGEDGKWNIEEKSSAGDATRLRLSLEGCSDEIVAVAFPYFGGVMHEKWNANVQQDVLRRNIPARTLRMANGETWHVATVYDLQLAQYGLDRGFGGDYVARGYDDDVPGTPAWAESITGVPRAQIIEIGREFGRTAHKTRGRSMIIVGAGMNHWYHNDMNYRGLINLVVMCGCVGQTGGGWAHYVGQEKLRPQSGWLPLAFGLDWSRPPRQMNGTSFWYFNSDQWRYEKLDVSEILSPLADPEKYRGSLADYNLRAIRMGWLPSAPQLNCNPLALTREAVSAGADITSYALEKFKSGELDFAYADPDAPQNFPRNLFIWRSNLLGSSGKGHEYMLKHLLGTRHGLQGKDLGERGARKPDEITWRDPAPEGKLDLLVTLDFRMCTTALYSDVVLPTATWYEKNDLNTSDMHPFIHPLSKAVDPAWEARSDWDIFKGIAHAVSELAPGVLDAERDLVLVPTLHDSPGELAMPEVLDWKRGECEAIPGKTMPSMVVVERNYPDLYKKFTSLGPLLDKLGNWGKGLVWDTNEEINFLGDLNQRVTEEGVSKGRPRIESAIDAAEVILSLAPETNGHVAVKAWSALGKFTGRAHTHLAEGKEHEAIRFRDVQAQPRKIISSPVWSGLEDEHVSYNAGYTNVHELIPWRTLTGRQQFYQDHEWMRAFGEGLMGYRPPVQTKTIGPMLGKKPNGNTEIVLNWITPHQKWGIHSTYSDNLLMQTLSRGGPIVWLSEDDARSAGIVDNDWIELFNVNGAIAARAVVSQRVMPGMAMMYHAQERIINVPGSEITGTRGGIHNSVTRVVVKPTHMIGSYAQLSYGFNYYGTTGTNRDEFVIVRKMNQVDWLDGEPVPPPAQEAKR